One Carassius gibelio isolate Cgi1373 ecotype wild population from Czech Republic chromosome B18, carGib1.2-hapl.c, whole genome shotgun sequence DNA segment encodes these proteins:
- the LOC127977402 gene encoding transcription factor Maf isoform X1 → MASELALSSSDLPTSPLAMEYVNDFDLMKFEVKKEPLEPDRSISQCRSLIAGGSLSSTPMSTPCSSVPPSPSFSAPSPSSGSEQKAHLDDFYWMTGYQQQLNPEALGFSPEDAVEALISSTHQLQSFDGYARGQQFSSAGGAGGAMAGEEMGSAAAVVSAVIAAAAAQNGAPHHHHHHHHHSHHQQHQTPGVQSSNSSSATHHQHSHLDDRFSDEQLVTMSVRELNRQLRGVSKEEVIRLKQKRRTLKNRGYAQSCRYKRVQQRHVLEGEKSQLMQQVDHLKQEISRLVRERDAYKEKYEKLVNSGFRENSSSSDNNPSSPEFFMSSRKFLHL, encoded by the coding sequence ATGGCATCAGAGCTGGCACTGAGCAGCTCCGACCTGCCCACCAGTCCCCTGGCCATGGAATATGTTAATGACTTCGATCTGATGAAGTTTGAGGTGAAGAAAGAGCCACTGGAGCCCGATCGCAGCATCAGCCAGTGCAGAAGCCTGATCGCCGGGGGCTCCCTGTCTTCCACCCCGATGAGCACGCCATGCAGTTCGGTCCCCCCTTCCCCAAGCTTCTCGGCACCTAGCCCTAGCTCCGGGAGCGAGCAGAAAGCGCACCTGGATGATTTCTACTGGATGACCGGCTATCAACAGCAGCTCAACCCGGAGGCGTTGGGCTTCAGTCCCGAGGACGCGGTTGAAGCGCTGATCAGCAGCACACATCAACTCCAGAGCTTCGACGGCTATGCTAGAGGACAGCAATTCAGTAGCGCGGGCGGCGCGGGAGGCGCAATGGCCGGGGAAGAGATGGGATCCGCCGCCGCGGTGGTGTCCGCAGTCATTGCCGCCGCTGCAGCGCAGAACGGGGCACCTCAccaccatcaccaccatcatcatcacagcCACCACCAGCAGCACCAAACCCCCGGGGTCCAGTCCAGCAACAGCTCCTCTGCCACCCACCACCAGCACTCCCACCTGGATGACCGCTTCTCGGACGAGCAACTCGTTACCATGTCCGTGCGGGAGCTCAACCGGCAGCTGCGCGGCGTCAGCAAAGAGGAGGTGATCCGACTCAAACAGAAGAGGAGAACCCTCAAAAACAGAGGCTATGCCCAGTCGTGCCGCTACAAGAGGGTCCAGCAGAGGCACGTATTGGAGGGCGAGAAGTCACAGCTCATGCAGCAGGTGGACCACCTCAAACAAGAGATCTCCCGACTGGTGCGTGAGAGAGACGCATACAAAGAGAAGTACGAGAAGCTCGTGAACAGCGGCTTTCGAGAAAACTCGT
- the LOC127977402 gene encoding transcription factor Maf isoform X2: MASELALSSSDLPTSPLAMEYVNDFDLMKFEVKKEPLEPDRSISQCRSLIAGGSLSSTPMSTPCSSVPPSPSFSAPSPSSGSEQKAHLDDFYWMTGYQQQLNPEALGFSPEDAVEALISSTHQLQSFDGYARGQQFSSAGGAGGAMAGEEMGSAAAVVSAVIAAAAAQNGAPHHHHHHHHHSHHQQHQTPGVQSSNSSSATHHQHSHLDDRFSDEQLVTMSVRELNRQLRGVSKEEVIRLKQKRRTLKNRGYAQSCRYKRVQQRHVLEGEKSQLMQQVDHLKQEISRLVRERDAYKEKYEKLVNSGFRENSSSSDNNPSSPEFFILKK, encoded by the coding sequence ATGGCATCAGAGCTGGCACTGAGCAGCTCCGACCTGCCCACCAGTCCCCTGGCCATGGAATATGTTAATGACTTCGATCTGATGAAGTTTGAGGTGAAGAAAGAGCCACTGGAGCCCGATCGCAGCATCAGCCAGTGCAGAAGCCTGATCGCCGGGGGCTCCCTGTCTTCCACCCCGATGAGCACGCCATGCAGTTCGGTCCCCCCTTCCCCAAGCTTCTCGGCACCTAGCCCTAGCTCCGGGAGCGAGCAGAAAGCGCACCTGGATGATTTCTACTGGATGACCGGCTATCAACAGCAGCTCAACCCGGAGGCGTTGGGCTTCAGTCCCGAGGACGCGGTTGAAGCGCTGATCAGCAGCACACATCAACTCCAGAGCTTCGACGGCTATGCTAGAGGACAGCAATTCAGTAGCGCGGGCGGCGCGGGAGGCGCAATGGCCGGGGAAGAGATGGGATCCGCCGCCGCGGTGGTGTCCGCAGTCATTGCCGCCGCTGCAGCGCAGAACGGGGCACCTCAccaccatcaccaccatcatcatcacagcCACCACCAGCAGCACCAAACCCCCGGGGTCCAGTCCAGCAACAGCTCCTCTGCCACCCACCACCAGCACTCCCACCTGGATGACCGCTTCTCGGACGAGCAACTCGTTACCATGTCCGTGCGGGAGCTCAACCGGCAGCTGCGCGGCGTCAGCAAAGAGGAGGTGATCCGACTCAAACAGAAGAGGAGAACCCTCAAAAACAGAGGCTATGCCCAGTCGTGCCGCTACAAGAGGGTCCAGCAGAGGCACGTATTGGAGGGCGAGAAGTCACAGCTCATGCAGCAGGTGGACCACCTCAAACAAGAGATCTCCCGACTGGTGCGTGAGAGAGACGCATACAAAGAGAAGTACGAGAAGCTCGTGAACAGCGGCTTTCGAGAAAACTCGT